The Chryseobacterium scophthalmum genome has a window encoding:
- a CDS encoding class I SAM-dependent methyltransferase, giving the protein MDKETLRSEIFRHLDGVVTAPIVASLMKKEIIALVIERQKMSLNKLSEELKANEGYLNVAIRALASQGFLDYEVDNETDRILFSANNKTQFLQKYSLLYLKVISFLKHSTDIKNQINENSFIEEFTRLSDSVKDHFGIQLSDDNEEKEIQKQILKHIEGCIIGPVIVYLGMTGMFHKYFMETSFQAAEFHKNSENFEVILDFLAYLGWFKKTGDNYKFTETGIYFAKRAPSYGVTVSYLPLLNKMNDLLFGDASKIREISDGEDEIHVDRAMNVWGSGGSHSNYFKVANDFIIQIFNQPIHLQPKGVLDMGCGNGAFIQHIFETIERYTIRGKMLEEHPLFLVGADYNQAALKVTRANLINNDIWAKVIWGDIGNPKQLADDLKENYEIDLSDLLNIRTFLDHNRVWKTPENKNPTRISTSTGAFAYRGKRLPNNLVEESLKEHLELWLPYIRKNGLLIIELHALDSKLTSENLGKTPATAYEATHGFSDQYILEVDVFKKICIETGLQIDKELFRKFPNSELATVSINLLKS; this is encoded by the coding sequence GACAAAAAATGTCTTTGAACAAACTTTCTGAAGAGTTGAAAGCCAACGAAGGGTATTTGAATGTTGCGATTCGGGCTTTGGCATCGCAAGGCTTTTTAGATTATGAGGTAGATAACGAGACTGATCGAATCCTATTTTCTGCTAATAACAAAACTCAGTTTCTGCAAAAATACAGTTTGCTTTACCTTAAAGTAATTTCTTTTTTAAAACATTCTACGGATATTAAAAATCAGATCAACGAAAATTCATTTATTGAAGAATTTACACGATTGAGCGATTCTGTGAAAGATCATTTTGGAATTCAGCTTTCTGATGATAATGAAGAAAAAGAAATTCAGAAACAGATTTTAAAACATATTGAAGGCTGTATCATCGGTCCTGTCATCGTATATCTCGGAATGACAGGAATGTTTCATAAATACTTTATGGAGACTTCATTTCAGGCGGCAGAGTTTCATAAAAATTCGGAAAATTTTGAAGTGATACTAGACTTCTTGGCTTATTTGGGCTGGTTTAAAAAGACTGGCGACAATTATAAATTTACCGAAACCGGAATTTATTTTGCCAAAAGAGCTCCGTCATACGGAGTTACGGTTTCTTACCTTCCGTTGCTCAATAAAATGAATGATCTTTTATTTGGTGATGCTTCAAAAATAAGAGAAATTTCAGATGGCGAAGACGAAATTCACGTTGACCGTGCAATGAATGTTTGGGGAAGTGGTGGTTCACATTCCAATTATTTTAAGGTGGCGAATGATTTTATTATTCAAATTTTCAATCAGCCTATCCATCTTCAGCCGAAAGGTGTTTTAGATATGGGTTGCGGAAATGGTGCTTTTATTCAACATATATTCGAAACCATAGAAAGATATACAATTCGTGGGAAAATGCTCGAAGAACATCCTTTGTTTTTGGTAGGTGCAGATTACAATCAAGCTGCTTTGAAAGTAACAAGAGCCAATCTCATCAACAACGATATTTGGGCAAAAGTAATTTGGGGTGACATTGGAAATCCGAAACAATTAGCCGATGATTTAAAAGAAAATTATGAAATTGATCTTTCAGATTTACTGAATATCAGAACATTTTTAGATCACAATAGAGTTTGGAAAACTCCGGAAAACAAAAATCCTACAAGAATCAGCACTTCAACAGGAGCATTTGCCTACCGAGGAAAAAGACTTCCAAATAATTTGGTGGAAGAAAGCCTGAAAGAACATTTGGAACTATGGCTTCCCTACATCAGAAAAAATGGACTTTTAATTATTGAGCTTCACGCTTTAGATTCTAAACTGACAAGCGAAAATTTAGGTAAAACTCCAGCAACAGCGTATGAAGCGACGCATGGTTTTTCTGACCAATATATTTTGGAAGTTGATGTTTTTAAAAAGATTTGCATAGAAACAGGATTGCAGATTGATAAAGAACTATTCAGAAAGTTCCCTAATTCTGAGTTGGCAACGGTTTCAATTAATTTATTGAAAAGCTAA
- a CDS encoding GNAT family N-acetyltransferase: MTFETIETERLLIQKLDSETMNQIFELNNDDEIKKILGITTDEDFDRQKKIHQQGYQSYNRKMLNFQIVEKQSSVIIGNCGFHTWNPQHHRAEIGYALNADEFKNKGFMKEAVEKVLEFGFKEMQLNRIEALIDENNTPSKKLLEHFGFTREGNLRGHYLVDGIFEDSVLYSLLQSEYKK; this comes from the coding sequence ATGACATTTGAAACGATAGAAACAGAACGTCTCCTAATTCAAAAACTGGACTCTGAAACAATGAATCAAATTTTTGAATTGAATAATGATGACGAAATCAAGAAAATACTAGGTATCACAACAGATGAAGATTTTGACCGACAGAAAAAAATCCATCAACAAGGTTATCAATCTTACAATCGAAAAATGTTGAACTTTCAGATTGTAGAAAAGCAAAGCTCAGTAATTATTGGGAATTGTGGTTTTCATACCTGGAATCCTCAACATCATCGTGCTGAAATTGGTTATGCATTAAATGCTGATGAATTTAAAAACAAAGGTTTTATGAAAGAAGCTGTTGAAAAAGTGCTTGAGTTTGGCTTTAAAGAAATGCAACTCAACAGAATTGAAGCTTTGATCGATGAAAACAATACCCCTTCAAAAAAACTTTTAGAGCATTTTGGTTTTACCAGAGAGGGAAACCTTCGTGGTCATTATCTGGTGGATGGAATATTTGAAGATTCAGTATTATATTCTTTATTACAATCTGAATACAAAAAATAA
- a CDS encoding enoyl-CoA hydratase/isomerase family protein, producing the protein MSDFVTSEIKNNIAEITFGTAKSNALPGAILEKLAETILEEGAKKEVKAILVKSEGEKAFCAGASFDELLAIEELEASTKFFGGFAKVLNAMRNCGKIVVVRVQGKTTGGGVGLACGADYCFATKDSALALTEINLGIGPFVIGPYVERKIGKSQFSAMAIDADFRSADWAEQHNIYHSVSENIAEMDSKLDKFLNTLATRSEDALALIKKVSWEGTEHFNELMPARIHMSASLILEDSAKKNIEAIKERLRAK; encoded by the coding sequence ATGAGTGATTTTGTAACATCAGAAATTAAAAATAATATTGCCGAAATTACTTTCGGAACAGCAAAAAGTAATGCTCTTCCTGGAGCAATTCTCGAAAAATTAGCGGAAACAATTTTAGAAGAAGGGGCTAAAAAAGAAGTAAAAGCAATTCTTGTAAAAAGTGAGGGTGAAAAAGCATTCTGCGCTGGTGCAAGTTTTGATGAGCTTTTGGCAATTGAAGAACTGGAAGCATCTACCAAATTTTTCGGAGGTTTTGCCAAAGTTTTAAATGCAATGAGAAATTGCGGAAAAATTGTAGTGGTAAGAGTTCAGGGGAAAACTACCGGTGGTGGAGTAGGATTGGCTTGTGGTGCAGATTACTGTTTTGCAACCAAAGATTCTGCTTTAGCTTTAACTGAAATTAATTTGGGAATCGGACCTTTCGTAATCGGGCCTTACGTAGAAAGAAAAATCGGAAAATCTCAGTTTTCGGCTATGGCAATTGATGCAGATTTCAGATCGGCAGATTGGGCAGAGCAACATAATATTTATCACTCAGTTTCTGAAAACATTGCTGAGATGGATTCTAAATTAGATAAATTCTTAAACACTTTGGCTACAAGAAGCGAAGACGCTTTAGCTTTAATTAAAAAAGTTTCTTGGGAAGGAACAGAGCATTTTAATGAATTAATGCCTGCAAGAATTCATATGAGTGCAAGTTTAATTCTCGAAGATTCTGCTAAGAAAAATATTGAGGCAATTAAAGAACGATTAAGAGCAAAATAA
- a CDS encoding methyltransferase domain-containing protein encodes MPWNPEVYNQFKNIRYQPFFDLMNLISSDNLKKAIDIGCGTGEQTHILSEKFEDAEFLGIDSSAEMLQKSLEFKNENLSFKQTVVEELYDSEEKWDLIFSNAALQWSDDHKKLFSKLLSLLSENGQFAVQMPIQSENILNQILFQLASEEPYKTQLQHWNRVSPVLSLDEYAKMMFDAGLKDLNIFIKVYPIIADNAEQLFQFISGSALIPYLERLNEENKEKFIIEYKKRIAEKFETFPAIYAFKRMLLYGKNK; translated from the coding sequence ATGCCCTGGAATCCTGAAGTTTACAATCAATTTAAAAATATCCGTTATCAACCTTTTTTCGATTTGATGAATTTAATTTCGTCTGATAATCTCAAGAAAGCAATCGATATTGGTTGCGGAACAGGTGAACAAACTCATATACTTTCAGAAAAATTTGAAGATGCTGAATTTTTAGGAATTGATTCTTCTGCGGAAATGCTTCAGAAATCTTTAGAATTTAAAAATGAAAATTTAAGTTTTAAGCAAACAGTGGTTGAAGAATTATACGATTCAGAAGAAAAATGGGATTTGATTTTTAGCAATGCTGCTTTGCAATGGTCCGATGATCACAAAAAATTATTTTCCAAGCTGCTTTCTTTATTAAGTGAGAACGGGCAATTTGCTGTTCAAATGCCGATTCAATCAGAGAATATACTTAATCAAATTTTGTTTCAGCTTGCTTCGGAAGAACCTTACAAGACACAACTTCAACATTGGAACAGGGTTTCTCCGGTTTTAAGTTTGGATGAATATGCTAAAATGATGTTTGATGCCGGATTGAAAGATTTAAATATTTTTATAAAAGTATATCCAATTATTGCTGATAATGCAGAACAACTATTCCAGTTTATTTCGGGTTCAGCGTTGATTCCGTATTTGGAAAGATTGAATGAAGAGAATAAAGAAAAATTTATCATCGAGTATAAAAAGCGTATTGCTGAAAAATTTGAAACATTTCCTGCAATTTACGCATTTAAAAGAATGCTGCTTTACGGAAAAAATAAATGA
- the tnpA gene encoding IS200/IS605 family transposase, whose protein sequence is MPNTYTQVYIQLVFATKGRDNKIINSVRDEIEKYICGIFNNKGQKVLAIYANPDHVHIFFSYKNLQITISDLVKTVKTESTNFINEKKLCLNHFGWQQGYGAFSYAKSQKEQVVNYILNQELHHKKKTFKEEYIEFLNAFEIEFQEQYLFEFYD, encoded by the coding sequence ATGCCAAACACATACACACAAGTTTATATTCAACTTGTCTTTGCCACAAAAGGTAGAGACAATAAAATTATAAATTCTGTTCGTGATGAAATTGAAAAATATATTTGTGGTATTTTCAATAATAAAGGGCAAAAAGTTTTGGCTATTTATGCGAATCCGGATCATGTTCACATCTTTTTTAGTTATAAAAATTTACAAATTACTATCTCAGATCTGGTGAAAACCGTCAAAACAGAATCAACAAATTTTATCAATGAAAAAAAGCTATGTCTAAATCACTTTGGGTGGCAACAAGGTTATGGTGCATTTTCTTACGCAAAAAGTCAGAAAGAGCAAGTTGTAAATTATATTTTAAACCAAGAATTACATCATAAAAAGAAAACTTTTAAAGAAGAGTATATAGAATTTTTAAATGCTTTTGAAATTGAATTTCAGGAACAATATTTGTTTGAATTTTACGATTAG
- a CDS encoding SMUG2 DNA glycosylase family protein, whose product MNATFADKVIEFNRNLQYSGKLPNDFQVLNPYLDNPETMVVMEKFYHKYYNDSNQRKFLIGINPSRHGAGVTGVPFTDTKRLENVCGIKMESAYTHEISSVFIYDMIAAYGGADEFYKDIYINSPFPLAIVRKSKGNWINANYYDDKELFNDVKDFMIDSLKKHISLNLDISEVFILGKKNADFISKLNQEAHLFEKMTVLEHPRYIQQYKSKEKDLYIDKYILALKNK is encoded by the coding sequence ATGAATGCAACTTTTGCTGATAAAGTCATCGAGTTTAATAGAAATTTACAATATTCCGGAAAGTTACCGAACGATTTTCAGGTTTTGAATCCGTATTTAGATAACCCTGAAACAATGGTTGTTATGGAAAAGTTTTATCATAAATATTACAACGATTCAAATCAAAGAAAATTTTTAATTGGAATTAACCCGAGTCGTCATGGAGCAGGAGTTACCGGAGTTCCGTTCACCGATACAAAACGATTGGAAAATGTCTGCGGAATTAAAATGGAATCTGCTTATACGCATGAAATTTCTTCAGTTTTTATTTATGATATGATTGCTGCTTATGGAGGAGCAGATGAATTTTACAAAGATATTTATATCAATTCTCCATTTCCGTTGGCGATTGTAAGAAAATCAAAAGGAAACTGGATTAATGCGAATTATTACGACGATAAAGAGCTTTTCAATGATGTAAAAGATTTTATGATTGATTCTTTGAAAAAACACATCAGTTTAAATCTTGATATTTCCGAAGTTTTTATTTTAGGGAAAAAGAATGCCGATTTTATTTCAAAACTAAATCAGGAAGCTCATCTGTTTGAAAAAATGACCGTTTTAGAACATCCGAGATATATTCAGCAGTACAAATCCAAAGAAAAAGATTTGTATATTGATAAGTATATTTTAGCTTTAAAGAACAAATAA
- a CDS encoding DUF4241 domain-containing protein, whose amino-acid sequence MEENWMQKYAEAKHILTCPTDLESYFTLDEIAGEKMEVMEIGNVSLPSGKVVVRDPLVFLNSKQKPYFIETPKGNFPVTIAVVKSEDWGDRYAAVKVKFTNEKPVIYQEALIGNENLDGVKEDDFFGFHVDAGLGSIADAEALPEFDKFIADLNVDNIYDDYFAKLFAQSYKENPNNQRDAGDWINWTIPNTNYHIPMFASGFGDGSYPVYFAYDVNGEICGLYIQFIDIELALSDDDDEEGEDDQPQNFVFLN is encoded by the coding sequence ATGGAAGAAAACTGGATGCAGAAATATGCAGAAGCAAAACATATTCTTACTTGTCCTACAGATTTAGAATCTTACTTCACGTTAGACGAAATTGCAGGTGAAAAAATGGAAGTTATGGAAATAGGAAATGTTTCGTTGCCTTCCGGAAAAGTTGTGGTGAGAGATCCTTTGGTTTTTCTTAATTCAAAACAAAAACCGTATTTTATTGAAACTCCAAAAGGAAATTTTCCAGTAACGATTGCTGTTGTAAAATCTGAAGATTGGGGTGATAGATACGCTGCAGTAAAGGTGAAATTTACTAATGAAAAACCAGTTATTTATCAGGAAGCTTTAATTGGAAATGAAAATTTGGATGGAGTAAAAGAAGATGACTTTTTCGGTTTTCATGTTGATGCAGGATTAGGTAGTATTGCAGATGCAGAAGCGCTTCCTGAATTTGATAAATTTATTGCTGATTTGAATGTGGATAATATTTATGATGATTATTTTGCAAAACTGTTTGCTCAGAGCTATAAAGAAAATCCAAACAATCAAAGAGATGCAGGAGATTGGATTAACTGGACAATTCCAAATACAAATTATCACATTCCTATGTTTGCAAGCGGTTTTGGTGACGGATCTTATCCTGTATATTTTGCTTACGATGTAAATGGAGAAATCTGTGGCTTATACATTCAGTTCATTGATATCGAATTGGCTTTAAGTGATGATGACGATGAGGAAGGCGAAGATGATCAGCCACAAAATTTTGTTTTTCTGAACTAA
- the paaZ gene encoding phenylacetic acid degradation bifunctional protein PaaZ, with amino-acid sequence MEKLKNYIYGEWVEGNGNGIPLYNAVTGEQVAVSDTEGLNFEQALDYGRTVGYKNLSSMTFYDRGEMLKKVALYLLERKKKYYELSYKTGATHADSWVDIEGGFGTFFTYSGLAKRMLPNTPFWVDGETQKISANGTFLGAHILTPSEGVSVQINAYNFPVWGMLEKLSTSLLAGVPSIVKPSPFGSYLTNAVFQDMIESGVLPEGALQLVCGEPGNILDYVQDGDSVLFTGSANTGRKLKSLPSVAGNAVRFNMEADSLNCSILGLDAKPGTPEFDLFIKEVRTEMTTKAGQKCTAIRRIIVPENLIGDVQNALSKALDQTKIGNPLSRETRMGSLVGKQQYDEVLRKVDILKTENELVYDGKHELVDANYENGAFMSPKLFLNDSPFTKNISHDVEAFGPVSTLMPYKDAEEAATLAKRGKGSLVGSIISHDEKFVAETSWKMASQHGRIFVLNRDNAKESTGHGSPLPTLMHGGPGRAGGGEEMGGLNGLHFFLQKTAIQGSPDILTAITKVYQQGAEKKYSDKHPFQKYFEEVEVGDSLETAGRTVTDADIVNFSNVSWDHFYAHTDATSLTGTIFDKTVAHGYFILSAAAGLFVSGKKGPVIANYGLENCSFFKPVYAGDTITVYLTAKEKINRGVKGRNIPSGVVKWLVEVVNQREEVVCVATILTLVAKHSPFIDLKNVQKIVNGLSENTQPAWGKMSPQQMIEHLEHGVLVSLGEPEADKCFTPEEQLEKWQDSLYNHRKMPKDFPAPFLAEDETLLELKHKNLDAAKQSFLDNLKRFSIYYKENPQAEHMNFVFGKLNKEMWELMHKKHFTHHFEQFGLI; translated from the coding sequence ATGGAAAAGTTAAAAAACTATATCTACGGCGAATGGGTCGAAGGAAATGGAAACGGAATTCCTTTGTACAACGCTGTAACAGGAGAACAGGTTGCTGTCTCGGATACTGAAGGACTGAATTTTGAACAGGCTTTAGACTACGGAAGAACAGTAGGTTACAAAAACCTTTCATCCATGACATTCTACGATCGTGGTGAAATGTTGAAAAAAGTAGCGCTTTACCTTTTAGAAAGAAAGAAAAAATATTACGAATTATCATATAAAACAGGAGCAACACACGCAGATTCTTGGGTAGATATTGAAGGTGGTTTTGGTACTTTCTTTACCTATTCAGGTTTGGCGAAAAGAATGCTTCCGAACACTCCGTTTTGGGTAGATGGAGAAACTCAGAAGATTTCTGCGAATGGAACTTTCTTGGGAGCTCATATTTTAACGCCTAGTGAAGGAGTTTCTGTACAAATTAATGCGTATAACTTCCCGGTTTGGGGAATGTTAGAAAAGTTATCCACATCTTTGTTAGCAGGTGTTCCTTCAATTGTGAAGCCTTCGCCGTTTGGTTCTTACTTAACGAATGCGGTTTTTCAGGATATGATCGAAAGCGGTGTTCTTCCTGAAGGGGCACTTCAATTGGTTTGTGGTGAACCGGGAAATATTTTAGACTACGTTCAGGACGGAGATTCTGTATTGTTTACAGGTTCTGCAAATACAGGTAGAAAATTAAAATCTTTACCTTCTGTAGCTGGAAATGCGGTTCGTTTCAACATGGAAGCAGATTCTTTGAACTGTTCAATTCTTGGATTGGATGCAAAACCGGGAACTCCTGAATTTGATTTATTCATCAAAGAAGTTCGTACAGAAATGACGACGAAAGCTGGACAAAAATGTACGGCAATCAGAAGAATTATTGTTCCTGAAAACTTAATTGGTGACGTTCAGAATGCTTTATCTAAAGCTTTAGATCAGACAAAAATCGGAAATCCATTAAGCAGAGAAACAAGAATGGGTTCTTTGGTTGGAAAACAGCAGTATGATGAGGTTTTAAGAAAAGTTGATATTCTAAAAACTGAAAATGAACTTGTCTATGACGGAAAACACGAATTGGTAGATGCAAACTATGAAAATGGTGCATTTATGAGTCCGAAATTGTTCTTAAACGATTCTCCATTCACGAAAAATATCTCTCACGATGTCGAAGCTTTTGGACCGGTTTCTACGTTGATGCCTTACAAAGATGCGGAAGAAGCTGCTACGTTGGCAAAAAGAGGAAAAGGAAGTTTGGTAGGTTCTATCATTTCTCATGATGAAAAATTTGTAGCCGAAACTTCATGGAAAATGGCTTCTCAGCACGGTAGAATTTTCGTGTTGAACAGAGACAATGCAAAAGAAAGTACAGGTCACGGTTCTCCACTTCCTACTTTGATGCATGGAGGCCCCGGAAGAGCAGGTGGTGGTGAAGAAATGGGCGGTTTGAACGGTCTTCATTTCTTTCTTCAGAAAACAGCCATTCAAGGTTCTCCAGATATTTTGACTGCAATTACAAAGGTTTATCAGCAAGGTGCTGAGAAAAAATATTCTGACAAACATCCTTTCCAAAAATATTTCGAAGAAGTTGAAGTTGGAGATTCTTTAGAAACCGCAGGAAGAACGGTTACTGATGCAGATATCGTTAATTTCTCTAATGTTTCTTGGGATCATTTCTATGCTCACACAGACGCAACAAGTTTAACAGGAACTATTTTCGATAAAACCGTTGCTCACGGATACTTCATTCTTTCCGCAGCAGCTGGATTATTTGTTTCTGGTAAAAAAGGTCCTGTAATTGCGAATTACGGATTAGAAAACTGTTCTTTCTTCAAACCTGTTTATGCAGGAGACACGATTACGGTTTATTTAACGGCAAAAGAAAAGATCAACCGTGGAGTAAAAGGAAGAAATATTCCTTCTGGTGTTGTAAAATGGTTGGTGGAAGTGGTGAACCAAAGAGAAGAGGTAGTTTGCGTAGCGACAATTTTAACTTTGGTGGCTAAACATTCTCCTTTTATTGATCTTAAAAATGTTCAGAAAATTGTAAACGGATTATCTGAAAATACTCAGCCAGCTTGGGGGAAAATGTCTCCTCAGCAAATGATTGAGCATTTGGAACATGGCGTTTTGGTAAGTTTAGGTGAACCGGAAGCTGACAAATGTTTCACTCCTGAAGAACAGCTGGAAAAATGGCAAGATTCTCTGTATAATCACAGAAAAATGCCAAAAGATTTCCCTGCACCTTTCTTGGCTGAAGATGAAACTTTATTAGAATTAAAGCATAAAAATCTTGATGCTGCAAAACAGTCTTTCTTAGATAATTTGAAGAGATTCTCTATTTATTATAAAGAAAATCCACAAGCAGAACATATGAATTTTGTGTTCGGAAAATTAAACAAAGAAATGTGGGAGTTGATGCATAAGAAGCATTTTACTCACCATTTTGAGCAGTTTGGATTGATTTAA
- a CDS encoding alpha/beta hydrolase, with the protein MLKKLLIFCSILLAFQSLTFAQTKNVKPLTIGEIRTIKSKILNEDRVLNIYLPQNFDKTKSYPIIYLLDGSMNEDFIHVTGLIQFFNQMYSMPETIVVGIANIDRKKDFTFHTDLKDLQKDYPTTGHSDKFISFLEKELKPYIESQFKTTDKYLFGQSLGGLLATEILLKKPEMFNNYFIISPSLWWDDQSLLKQAPQLLAKIPDTKKFVYVSVGKGEHPVMVKDAEAFYDVLKKSNKKNWTIEYKMMETDNHATILHRSLYEGLVKLFPYQEPK; encoded by the coding sequence ATGTTAAAAAAACTTCTCATTTTCTGCAGTATTCTGCTTGCATTTCAATCTCTGACCTTCGCTCAGACTAAAAATGTAAAACCATTGACTATTGGAGAAATTAGAACCATAAAGTCTAAGATCTTAAATGAAGATAGAGTTCTGAACATTTATCTTCCACAAAATTTCGACAAAACAAAATCTTACCCGATCATCTATCTTTTGGATGGAAGTATGAACGAAGATTTCATTCACGTTACAGGATTGATTCAATTCTTTAATCAAATGTATTCGATGCCGGAAACTATTGTGGTGGGAATTGCGAATATTGACCGAAAGAAAGATTTTACTTTTCATACGGATTTAAAAGATTTACAAAAAGATTATCCTACAACAGGACATTCTGATAAATTCATTAGTTTTTTGGAGAAAGAATTAAAACCTTATATCGAAAGTCAGTTTAAGACAACTGATAAATATTTATTCGGACAATCTTTAGGCGGACTTTTAGCAACAGAAATTTTGTTGAAAAAACCTGAAATGTTTAATAATTATTTTATCATCAGTCCGAGTTTATGGTGGGATGATCAAAGTCTCTTGAAACAGGCTCCTCAATTGTTAGCTAAAATTCCAGATACTAAAAAATTCGTTTATGTTTCTGTTGGAAAAGGGGAACACCCGGTAATGGTAAAAGATGCTGAAGCTTTCTATGATGTTCTGAAAAAATCAAACAAGAAAAACTGGACGATAGAATATAAAATGATGGAAACAGACAATCACGCAACAATTCTTCACAGAAGTTTGTATGAAGGTTTAGTGAAATTGTTTCCGTACCAGGAACCGAAATAA
- a CDS encoding acyltransferase — protein sequence MNIYSYHGIRPIIKPSAYIHPQAVIIGNVEIGEEVYIGPNAVIRGDWGKIIIKDGANVQENCTLHVFPGIETILEESAHIGHGAIIHSGHIGRNCLVGMNAVVMDKAVIGDECIIGALAFVPANFKCDARKLIVGSPAKIIRDVSDEMIKWKTEGTKLYQELAREGKDAILPCEPFTEYVQQIPTKVVDYSIWDDVK from the coding sequence ATGAACATTTACTCATATCACGGTATTCGCCCCATCATCAAACCTTCTGCTTATATTCATCCACAGGCGGTAATTATTGGAAATGTAGAGATTGGTGAAGAAGTTTATATCGGTCCCAATGCAGTAATTCGTGGCGATTGGGGTAAAATTATCATTAAAGACGGCGCGAATGTTCAGGAAAACTGTACGCTTCATGTTTTTCCGGGTATTGAAACAATTTTGGAAGAATCTGCACACATCGGTCACGGTGCGATTATTCATTCCGGACATATCGGTAGAAACTGTTTGGTTGGAATGAATGCTGTCGTAATGGATAAAGCGGTTATCGGTGATGAATGCATTATCGGTGCTTTGGCTTTTGTTCCTGCGAATTTCAAATGTGATGCAAGAAAATTAATTGTTGGAAGTCCTGCAAAAATTATCCGTGATGTTTCCGATGAAATGATCAAATGGAAAACAGAAGGAACAAAACTTTATCAGGAATTGGCAAGAGAAGGAAAAGATGCGATTTTACCTTGCGAACCGTTTACAGAATATGTTCAGCAGATTCCTACAAAAGTTGTTGATTACAGCATTTGGGATGATGTGAAATAA